A section of the Sceloporus undulatus isolate JIND9_A2432 ecotype Alabama chromosome 3, SceUnd_v1.1, whole genome shotgun sequence genome encodes:
- the POU4F1 gene encoding POU domain, class 4, transcription factor 1 — protein MCCGALVCLSPPGPDQFPSCSRCSWAPAPRPAATMMSMNSKQPHFAMHPSLPEHKYPSLHSSSEAIRRACLPTPQMQGNIFASLDETLLARAEALAAVDIAVSQGKSHPFKPDATYHTMNSVPCSSTSTVPLGHHHHHHHHHHHQALEPGDLLDHITSPSLALMAGGGHDGGGGGGGGGGGGGGGGGGGGGGGGGGGGGLISSPSHPHMHGLGHLAHPAAAMNMPSGLPPPHPGLVGAHHGGQAAAAAAAAAVGAVAAAGLASICDSDTDPRELEAFAERFKQRRIKLGVTQADVGSALANLKIPGVGSLSQSTICRFESLTLSHNNMIALKPILQAWLEEAEGAQREKMNKPELFNGGEKKRKRTSIAAPEKRSLEAYFAVQPRPSSEKIAAIAEKLDLKKNVVRVWFCNQRQKQKRMKFSATY, from the exons ATGTGCTGCGGGGCCCTGGTGTGCCTCTCCCCGCCGGGGCCGGACCAGTTCCCCTCCTGCTCCCGCTGCTCCTGGGCTCCTGCTCCTCGCCCGGCCGCCACGATGATGTCCATGAACAGCAAGCAGCCCCACTTCGCCATGCACCCGAGCCTCCCGGAGCACAAGTACCCCTCGCTCCACTCCAGCTCCGAGGCCATCCGCAGAGCTTGCCTCCCCACCCCCCAG ATGCAGGGCAACATCTTCGCCAGCCTGGACGAGACGCTGCTGGCGCGGGCGGAGGCGCTGGCGGCGGTGGACATCGCGGTCTCTCAGGGCAAGAGCCACCCGTTCAAGCCGGACGCCACCTACCACACCATGAACAGCGTGCCCTGCAGCTCCACCTCCACCGTGCCCTtgggccaccaccaccaccaccaccatcaccaccaccaccaggcccTGGAACCGGGGGACCTGCTGGACCACATCACCTCCCCGTCGCTGGCTCTCATGGCCGGCGGGGGGCACgacggaggcggcggcggaggaggaggcggaggaggcggcggcggcggagggggcggcggaggcggcgggggtggtggcggcggcgggggcCTGATCTCCTCGCCCTCGCACCCGCACATGCACGGCCTGGGCCACCTGGCGCACCCGGCGGCGGCCATGAACATGCCCTCGGGGCTGCCCCCTCCGCACCCGGGGCTGGTGGGCGCCCACCACGGAGGGCAGGCGGCGGCTGCGGCGGCTGCGGCGGCGGTGggggcggtggcggcggcggggcTGGCCTCCATCTGCGACTCGGACACGGACCCGCGGGAGCTGGAGGCCTTCGCCGAGCGCTTCAAGCAGCGGCGGATCAAGCTGGGGGTGACCCAGGCGGACGTGGGCTCGGCGCTGGCCAACCTGAAGATCCCCGGCGTGGGCTCCTTGAGCCAGAGCACCATCTGCCGCTTCGAGTCGCTGACCCTGTCGCACAACAACATGATCGCCCTGAAGCCCATCCTGCAGGCCTGGCTGGAGGAGGCCGAGGGCGCCCAGCGCGAGAAGATGAACAAGCCCGAGCTCTTCAACGGCGGCGAGAAGAAGCGCAAGCGGacttccatcgccgccccggagAAGCGCTCCCTCGAGGCCTACTTCGCCGTCCAGCCCCGGCCCTCCTCCGAGAAGATCGCCGCCATCGCCGAGAAACTGGACCTCAAAAAGAACGTGGTGCGGGTTTGGTTTTGCAACCAGAGACAGAAGCAGAAACGGATGAAATTCTCCGCCACTTACTGA